The Phyllopteryx taeniolatus isolate TA_2022b chromosome 7, UOR_Ptae_1.2, whole genome shotgun sequence genome has a segment encoding these proteins:
- the rxrgb gene encoding retinoic acid receptor RXR-gamma-B isoform X2, whose protein sequence is MALIQAPYGHLMQPHTDSSGPMSTAHSHPHAQPMGGMVGHPSVISNSRHLPSPMSTMGSPMNGLASPYSVITSSLGSPAVSLPSTPNLNFGPLGSPQMNSMNSVSSSEDIKPPPGLQNLGSINYQCPSPGGMSKHICAICGDRSSGKHYGVYSCEGCKGFFKRTVRKDLTYTCRDSKECLIDKRQRNRCQYCRYQKCLAMGMKREAVQEERQRGKERGENEVESTSSFNEEMPVDKILDAELAVEPKTETCPDGSPGNSTNDPVTNICQAADKQLFTLVEWAKRIPHFSELPLDDQVILLRAGWNELLIASFSHRSVTVKDGILLATGLHVHRSSAHSAGVGSIFDRVLTELVSKMKDMQMDKTELGCLRAIVLFNPDAKGLSNPTEVEALREKVYASLESYTKHKYPDQPGSPSCCSACQRCAPSASSAWSTFSFSSSSGTRLSTRFSWRCWRRRIRSHDPCQIPPLVNSPCQQHSDGLGGEKDTDIVKLNIL, encoded by the exons ACTCTTCTGGGCCAATGAGCACGGCCCATTCTCACCCCCACGCCCAGCcgatgggcggcatggtgggccaCCCCTCGGTCATCAGCAACTCCAGGCACTTGCCATCGCCCATGTCCACCATGGGCTCGCCTATGAACGGCCTGGCCTCACCTTACTCCGTCATCACCTCGTCTCTGGGTTCGCCCGCCGTATCGCTGCCATCCACGCCCAACTTGAACTTCGGACCGCTCGGAAGTCCGCAG ATGAACTCTATGAACAGTGTTAGCAGCTCTGAGGACATCAAGCCTCCGCCGGGCCTGCAGAACCTGGGGAGCATCAACTACCAGTGCCCGAGCCCGGGAGGGATGTCAAAGCACATCTGCGCCATCTGCGGAGACCGCTCCTCAG GGAAACACTACGGCGTGTACAGCTGTGAGGGATGCAAAGGCTTCTTCAAGAGGACCGTGCGCAAAGATCTCACCTACACTTGTCGAGACAGCAAAGAGTGTCTGATCGACAAGCGCCAGCGCAACCGCTGCCAGTACTGTCGCTACCAGAAGTGCCTGGCCATGGGCATGAAGAGAGAAG CAGTACAGGAAGAGAGGCAGCGTGGGAAAGAGCGTGGGGAGAACGAGGTAGAGTCGACCAGCAGTTTCAATGAGGAGATGCCCGTGGACAAGATCCTGGACGCCGAGTTGGCGGTGGAGCCCAAAACGGAGACGTGCCCCGACGGCAGCCCCGGCAACTCA ACCAACGACCCCGTCACCAACATCTGCCAGGCAGCAGACAAGCAGCTCTTCACTTTAGTGGAGTGGGCCAAGAGGATCCCCCACTTTTCAGAGCTCCCCCTTGATGACCAGGTCATCCTATTACGAGCAG gTTGGAACGAGCTGCTCATTGCGTCCTTCTCTCATCGCTCGGTGACGGTGAAAGACGGCATCCTGCTGGCCACGGGCCTCCACGTGCACAGGAGCAGCGCCCACAGCGCTGGAGTGGGCTCCATCTTTGACAG AGTCCTGACCGAGCTCGTGTCCAAAATGAAGGATATGCAGATGGATAAAACCGAGCTGGGCTGCTTGCGAGCCATTGTCCTCTTTAACCCAG ATGCGAAAGGCCTGTCCAACCCAACGGAGGTGGAGGCACTGAGAGAAAAGGTCTATGCATCACTGGAGTCctacaccaaacacaaatacccggACCAGCCAG GTTCGCCAAGCTGTTGCTCCGCCTGCCAGCGTTGCGCTCCATCGGCCTCAAGTGCTTGGagcaccttttctttttcaagCTCATCGGGGACACGCCTATCGACACGTTTCTCATGGAGATGCTGGAGGCGCCGCATCAGATCACATGACCCCTGTCAAATACCCCCTCTTGTAAATAGCCCTTGTCAGCAACATAGCGATGGATTGGGAGGAGAAAAGGACACTGACATTGTAAAGTTGAATATTttataa
- the rxrgb gene encoding retinoic acid receptor RXR-gamma-B isoform X5, which translates to MSTAHSHPHAQPMGGMVGHPSVISNSRHLPSPMSTMGSPMNGLASPYSVITSSLGSPAVSLPSTPNLNFGPLGSPQMNSMNSVSSSEDIKPPPGLQNLGSINYQCPSPGGMSKHICAICGDRSSGKHYGVYSCEGCKGFFKRTVRKDLTYTCRDSKECLIDKRQRNRCQYCRYQKCLAMGMKREAVQEERQRGKERGENEVESTSSFNEEMPVDKILDAELAVEPKTETCPDGSPGNSTNDPVTNICQAADKQLFTLVEWAKRIPHFSELPLDDQVILLRAGWNELLIASFSHRSVTVKDGILLATGLHVHRSSAHSAGVGSIFDRVLTELVSKMKDMQMDKTELGCLRAIVLFNPDAKGLSNPTEVEALREKVYASLESYTKHKYPDQPGSPSCCSACQRCAPSASSAWSTFSFSSSSGTRLSTRFSWRCWRRRIRSHDPCQIPPLVNSPCQQHSDGLGGEKDTDIVKLNIL; encoded by the exons ATGAGCACGGCCCATTCTCACCCCCACGCCCAGCcgatgggcggcatggtgggccaCCCCTCGGTCATCAGCAACTCCAGGCACTTGCCATCGCCCATGTCCACCATGGGCTCGCCTATGAACGGCCTGGCCTCACCTTACTCCGTCATCACCTCGTCTCTGGGTTCGCCCGCCGTATCGCTGCCATCCACGCCCAACTTGAACTTCGGACCGCTCGGAAGTCCGCAG ATGAACTCTATGAACAGTGTTAGCAGCTCTGAGGACATCAAGCCTCCGCCGGGCCTGCAGAACCTGGGGAGCATCAACTACCAGTGCCCGAGCCCGGGAGGGATGTCAAAGCACATCTGCGCCATCTGCGGAGACCGCTCCTCAG GGAAACACTACGGCGTGTACAGCTGTGAGGGATGCAAAGGCTTCTTCAAGAGGACCGTGCGCAAAGATCTCACCTACACTTGTCGAGACAGCAAAGAGTGTCTGATCGACAAGCGCCAGCGCAACCGCTGCCAGTACTGTCGCTACCAGAAGTGCCTGGCCATGGGCATGAAGAGAGAAG CAGTACAGGAAGAGAGGCAGCGTGGGAAAGAGCGTGGGGAGAACGAGGTAGAGTCGACCAGCAGTTTCAATGAGGAGATGCCCGTGGACAAGATCCTGGACGCCGAGTTGGCGGTGGAGCCCAAAACGGAGACGTGCCCCGACGGCAGCCCCGGCAACTCA ACCAACGACCCCGTCACCAACATCTGCCAGGCAGCAGACAAGCAGCTCTTCACTTTAGTGGAGTGGGCCAAGAGGATCCCCCACTTTTCAGAGCTCCCCCTTGATGACCAGGTCATCCTATTACGAGCAG gTTGGAACGAGCTGCTCATTGCGTCCTTCTCTCATCGCTCGGTGACGGTGAAAGACGGCATCCTGCTGGCCACGGGCCTCCACGTGCACAGGAGCAGCGCCCACAGCGCTGGAGTGGGCTCCATCTTTGACAG AGTCCTGACCGAGCTCGTGTCCAAAATGAAGGATATGCAGATGGATAAAACCGAGCTGGGCTGCTTGCGAGCCATTGTCCTCTTTAACCCAG ATGCGAAAGGCCTGTCCAACCCAACGGAGGTGGAGGCACTGAGAGAAAAGGTCTATGCATCACTGGAGTCctacaccaaacacaaatacccggACCAGCCAG GTTCGCCAAGCTGTTGCTCCGCCTGCCAGCGTTGCGCTCCATCGGCCTCAAGTGCTTGGagcaccttttctttttcaagCTCATCGGGGACACGCCTATCGACACGTTTCTCATGGAGATGCTGGAGGCGCCGCATCAGATCACATGACCCCTGTCAAATACCCCCTCTTGTAAATAGCCCTTGTCAGCAACATAGCGATGGATTGGGAGGAGAAAAGGACACTGACATTGTAAAGTTGAATATTttataa
- the rxrgb gene encoding retinoic acid receptor RXR-gamma-B isoform X4 encodes MDSHDPYVHLNSSGPMSTAHSHPHAQPMGGMVGHPSVISNSRHLPSPMSTMGSPMNGLASPYSVITSSLGSPAVSLPSTPNLNFGPLGSPQMNSMNSVSSSEDIKPPPGLQNLGSINYQCPSPGGMSKHICAICGDRSSGKHYGVYSCEGCKGFFKRTVRKDLTYTCRDSKECLIDKRQRNRCQYCRYQKCLAMGMKREAVQEERQRGKERGENEVESTSSFNEEMPVDKILDAELAVEPKTETCPDGSPGNSTNDPVTNICQAADKQLFTLVEWAKRIPHFSELPLDDQVILLRAGWNELLIASFSHRSVTVKDGILLATGLHVHRSSAHSAGVGSIFDRVLTELVSKMKDMQMDKTELGCLRAIVLFNPDAKGLSNPTEVEALREKVYASLESYTKHKYPDQPGSPSCCSACQRCAPSASSAWSTFSFSSSSGTRLSTRFSWRCWRRRIRSHDPCQIPPLVNSPCQQHSDGLGGEKDTDIVKLNIL; translated from the exons ACTCTTCTGGGCCAATGAGCACGGCCCATTCTCACCCCCACGCCCAGCcgatgggcggcatggtgggccaCCCCTCGGTCATCAGCAACTCCAGGCACTTGCCATCGCCCATGTCCACCATGGGCTCGCCTATGAACGGCCTGGCCTCACCTTACTCCGTCATCACCTCGTCTCTGGGTTCGCCCGCCGTATCGCTGCCATCCACGCCCAACTTGAACTTCGGACCGCTCGGAAGTCCGCAG ATGAACTCTATGAACAGTGTTAGCAGCTCTGAGGACATCAAGCCTCCGCCGGGCCTGCAGAACCTGGGGAGCATCAACTACCAGTGCCCGAGCCCGGGAGGGATGTCAAAGCACATCTGCGCCATCTGCGGAGACCGCTCCTCAG GGAAACACTACGGCGTGTACAGCTGTGAGGGATGCAAAGGCTTCTTCAAGAGGACCGTGCGCAAAGATCTCACCTACACTTGTCGAGACAGCAAAGAGTGTCTGATCGACAAGCGCCAGCGCAACCGCTGCCAGTACTGTCGCTACCAGAAGTGCCTGGCCATGGGCATGAAGAGAGAAG CAGTACAGGAAGAGAGGCAGCGTGGGAAAGAGCGTGGGGAGAACGAGGTAGAGTCGACCAGCAGTTTCAATGAGGAGATGCCCGTGGACAAGATCCTGGACGCCGAGTTGGCGGTGGAGCCCAAAACGGAGACGTGCCCCGACGGCAGCCCCGGCAACTCA ACCAACGACCCCGTCACCAACATCTGCCAGGCAGCAGACAAGCAGCTCTTCACTTTAGTGGAGTGGGCCAAGAGGATCCCCCACTTTTCAGAGCTCCCCCTTGATGACCAGGTCATCCTATTACGAGCAG gTTGGAACGAGCTGCTCATTGCGTCCTTCTCTCATCGCTCGGTGACGGTGAAAGACGGCATCCTGCTGGCCACGGGCCTCCACGTGCACAGGAGCAGCGCCCACAGCGCTGGAGTGGGCTCCATCTTTGACAG AGTCCTGACCGAGCTCGTGTCCAAAATGAAGGATATGCAGATGGATAAAACCGAGCTGGGCTGCTTGCGAGCCATTGTCCTCTTTAACCCAG ATGCGAAAGGCCTGTCCAACCCAACGGAGGTGGAGGCACTGAGAGAAAAGGTCTATGCATCACTGGAGTCctacaccaaacacaaatacccggACCAGCCAG GTTCGCCAAGCTGTTGCTCCGCCTGCCAGCGTTGCGCTCCATCGGCCTCAAGTGCTTGGagcaccttttctttttcaagCTCATCGGGGACACGCCTATCGACACGTTTCTCATGGAGATGCTGGAGGCGCCGCATCAGATCACATGACCCCTGTCAAATACCCCCTCTTGTAAATAGCCCTTGTCAGCAACATAGCGATGGATTGGGAGGAGAAAAGGACACTGACATTGTAAAGTTGAATATTttataa
- the rxrgb gene encoding retinoic acid receptor RXR-gamma-B isoform X8, translated as MWQPAPSPAAGGGAGRELGYGHYSSGPMSTAHSHPHAQPMGGMVGHPSVISNSRHLPSPMSTMGSPMNGLASPYSVITSSLGSPAVSLPSTPNLNFGPLGSPQMNSMNSVSSSEDIKPPPGLQNLGSINYQCPSPGGMSKHICAICGDRSSGKHYGVYSCEGCKGFFKRTVRKDLTYTCRDSKECLIDKRQRNRCQYCRYQKCLAMGMKREAVQEERQRGKERGENEVESTSSFNEEMPVDKILDAELAVEPKTETCPDGSPGNSTNDPVTNICQAADKQLFTLVEWAKRIPHFSELPLDDQVILLRAGWNELLIASFSHRSVTVKDGILLATGLHVHRSSAHSAGVGSIFDRVLTELVSKMKDMQMDKTELGCLRAIVLFNPDAKGLSNPTEVEALREKVYASLESYTKHKYPDQPGSPSCCSACQRCAPSASSAWSTFSFSSSSGTRLSTRFSWRCWRRRIRSHDPCQIPPLVNSPCQQHSDGLGGEKDTDIVKLNIL; from the exons ACTCTTCTGGGCCAATGAGCACGGCCCATTCTCACCCCCACGCCCAGCcgatgggcggcatggtgggccaCCCCTCGGTCATCAGCAACTCCAGGCACTTGCCATCGCCCATGTCCACCATGGGCTCGCCTATGAACGGCCTGGCCTCACCTTACTCCGTCATCACCTCGTCTCTGGGTTCGCCCGCCGTATCGCTGCCATCCACGCCCAACTTGAACTTCGGACCGCTCGGAAGTCCGCAG ATGAACTCTATGAACAGTGTTAGCAGCTCTGAGGACATCAAGCCTCCGCCGGGCCTGCAGAACCTGGGGAGCATCAACTACCAGTGCCCGAGCCCGGGAGGGATGTCAAAGCACATCTGCGCCATCTGCGGAGACCGCTCCTCAG GGAAACACTACGGCGTGTACAGCTGTGAGGGATGCAAAGGCTTCTTCAAGAGGACCGTGCGCAAAGATCTCACCTACACTTGTCGAGACAGCAAAGAGTGTCTGATCGACAAGCGCCAGCGCAACCGCTGCCAGTACTGTCGCTACCAGAAGTGCCTGGCCATGGGCATGAAGAGAGAAG CAGTACAGGAAGAGAGGCAGCGTGGGAAAGAGCGTGGGGAGAACGAGGTAGAGTCGACCAGCAGTTTCAATGAGGAGATGCCCGTGGACAAGATCCTGGACGCCGAGTTGGCGGTGGAGCCCAAAACGGAGACGTGCCCCGACGGCAGCCCCGGCAACTCA ACCAACGACCCCGTCACCAACATCTGCCAGGCAGCAGACAAGCAGCTCTTCACTTTAGTGGAGTGGGCCAAGAGGATCCCCCACTTTTCAGAGCTCCCCCTTGATGACCAGGTCATCCTATTACGAGCAG gTTGGAACGAGCTGCTCATTGCGTCCTTCTCTCATCGCTCGGTGACGGTGAAAGACGGCATCCTGCTGGCCACGGGCCTCCACGTGCACAGGAGCAGCGCCCACAGCGCTGGAGTGGGCTCCATCTTTGACAG AGTCCTGACCGAGCTCGTGTCCAAAATGAAGGATATGCAGATGGATAAAACCGAGCTGGGCTGCTTGCGAGCCATTGTCCTCTTTAACCCAG ATGCGAAAGGCCTGTCCAACCCAACGGAGGTGGAGGCACTGAGAGAAAAGGTCTATGCATCACTGGAGTCctacaccaaacacaaatacccggACCAGCCAG GTTCGCCAAGCTGTTGCTCCGCCTGCCAGCGTTGCGCTCCATCGGCCTCAAGTGCTTGGagcaccttttctttttcaagCTCATCGGGGACACGCCTATCGACACGTTTCTCATGGAGATGCTGGAGGCGCCGCATCAGATCACATGACCCCTGTCAAATACCCCCTCTTGTAAATAGCCCTTGTCAGCAACATAGCGATGGATTGGGAGGAGAAAAGGACACTGACATTGTAAAGTTGAATATTttataa
- the rxrgb gene encoding retinoic acid receptor RXR-gamma-B isoform X1, whose protein sequence is MWQPAPSPAAGGGAGRELGYGHYSSGPMSTAHSHPHAQPMGGMVGHPSVISNSRHLPSPMSTMGSPMNGLASPYSVITSSLGSPAVSLPSTPNLNFGPLGSPQMNSMNSVSSSEDIKPPPGLQNLGSINYQCPSPGGMSKHICAICGDRSSGKHYGVYSCEGCKGFFKRTVRKDLTYTCRDSKECLIDKRQRNRCQYCRYQKCLAMGMKREVQEERQRGKERGENEVESTSSFNEEMPVDKILDAELAVEPKTETCPDGSPGNSTNDPVTNICQAADKQLFTLVEWAKRIPHFSELPLDDQVILLRAGWNELLIASFSHRSVTVKDGILLATGLHVHRSSAHSAGVGSIFDRVLTELVSKMKDMQMDKTELGCLRAIVLFNPDAKGLSNPTEVEALREKVYASLESYTKHKYPDQPGSPSCCSACQRCAPSASSAWSTFSFSSSSGTRLSTRFSWRCWRRRIRSHDPCQIPPLVNSPCQQHSDGLGGEKDTDIVKLNIL, encoded by the exons ACTCTTCTGGGCCAATGAGCACGGCCCATTCTCACCCCCACGCCCAGCcgatgggcggcatggtgggccaCCCCTCGGTCATCAGCAACTCCAGGCACTTGCCATCGCCCATGTCCACCATGGGCTCGCCTATGAACGGCCTGGCCTCACCTTACTCCGTCATCACCTCGTCTCTGGGTTCGCCCGCCGTATCGCTGCCATCCACGCCCAACTTGAACTTCGGACCGCTCGGAAGTCCGCAG ATGAACTCTATGAACAGTGTTAGCAGCTCTGAGGACATCAAGCCTCCGCCGGGCCTGCAGAACCTGGGGAGCATCAACTACCAGTGCCCGAGCCCGGGAGGGATGTCAAAGCACATCTGCGCCATCTGCGGAGACCGCTCCTCAG GGAAACACTACGGCGTGTACAGCTGTGAGGGATGCAAAGGCTTCTTCAAGAGGACCGTGCGCAAAGATCTCACCTACACTTGTCGAGACAGCAAAGAGTGTCTGATCGACAAGCGCCAGCGCAACCGCTGCCAGTACTGTCGCTACCAGAAGTGCCTGGCCATGGGCATGAAGAGAGAAG TACAGGAAGAGAGGCAGCGTGGGAAAGAGCGTGGGGAGAACGAGGTAGAGTCGACCAGCAGTTTCAATGAGGAGATGCCCGTGGACAAGATCCTGGACGCCGAGTTGGCGGTGGAGCCCAAAACGGAGACGTGCCCCGACGGCAGCCCCGGCAACTCA ACCAACGACCCCGTCACCAACATCTGCCAGGCAGCAGACAAGCAGCTCTTCACTTTAGTGGAGTGGGCCAAGAGGATCCCCCACTTTTCAGAGCTCCCCCTTGATGACCAGGTCATCCTATTACGAGCAG gTTGGAACGAGCTGCTCATTGCGTCCTTCTCTCATCGCTCGGTGACGGTGAAAGACGGCATCCTGCTGGCCACGGGCCTCCACGTGCACAGGAGCAGCGCCCACAGCGCTGGAGTGGGCTCCATCTTTGACAG AGTCCTGACCGAGCTCGTGTCCAAAATGAAGGATATGCAGATGGATAAAACCGAGCTGGGCTGCTTGCGAGCCATTGTCCTCTTTAACCCAG ATGCGAAAGGCCTGTCCAACCCAACGGAGGTGGAGGCACTGAGAGAAAAGGTCTATGCATCACTGGAGTCctacaccaaacacaaatacccggACCAGCCAG GTTCGCCAAGCTGTTGCTCCGCCTGCCAGCGTTGCGCTCCATCGGCCTCAAGTGCTTGGagcaccttttctttttcaagCTCATCGGGGACACGCCTATCGACACGTTTCTCATGGAGATGCTGGAGGCGCCGCATCAGATCACATGACCCCTGTCAAATACCCCCTCTTGTAAATAGCCCTTGTCAGCAACATAGCGATGGATTGGGAGGAGAAAAGGACACTGACATTGTAAAGTTGAATATTttataa
- the rxrgb gene encoding retinoic acid receptor RXR-gamma-B isoform X3, whose amino-acid sequence MPACHFTSLDPKQDSSGPMSTAHSHPHAQPMGGMVGHPSVISNSRHLPSPMSTMGSPMNGLASPYSVITSSLGSPAVSLPSTPNLNFGPLGSPQMNSMNSVSSSEDIKPPPGLQNLGSINYQCPSPGGMSKHICAICGDRSSGKHYGVYSCEGCKGFFKRTVRKDLTYTCRDSKECLIDKRQRNRCQYCRYQKCLAMGMKREAVQEERQRGKERGENEVESTSSFNEEMPVDKILDAELAVEPKTETCPDGSPGNSTNDPVTNICQAADKQLFTLVEWAKRIPHFSELPLDDQVILLRAGWNELLIASFSHRSVTVKDGILLATGLHVHRSSAHSAGVGSIFDRVLTELVSKMKDMQMDKTELGCLRAIVLFNPDAKGLSNPTEVEALREKVYASLESYTKHKYPDQPGSPSCCSACQRCAPSASSAWSTFSFSSSSGTRLSTRFSWRCWRRRIRSHDPCQIPPLVNSPCQQHSDGLGGEKDTDIVKLNIL is encoded by the exons ATGCCAGCCTGTCACTTCACATCACTGGATCCAAAGCAAG ACTCTTCTGGGCCAATGAGCACGGCCCATTCTCACCCCCACGCCCAGCcgatgggcggcatggtgggccaCCCCTCGGTCATCAGCAACTCCAGGCACTTGCCATCGCCCATGTCCACCATGGGCTCGCCTATGAACGGCCTGGCCTCACCTTACTCCGTCATCACCTCGTCTCTGGGTTCGCCCGCCGTATCGCTGCCATCCACGCCCAACTTGAACTTCGGACCGCTCGGAAGTCCGCAG ATGAACTCTATGAACAGTGTTAGCAGCTCTGAGGACATCAAGCCTCCGCCGGGCCTGCAGAACCTGGGGAGCATCAACTACCAGTGCCCGAGCCCGGGAGGGATGTCAAAGCACATCTGCGCCATCTGCGGAGACCGCTCCTCAG GGAAACACTACGGCGTGTACAGCTGTGAGGGATGCAAAGGCTTCTTCAAGAGGACCGTGCGCAAAGATCTCACCTACACTTGTCGAGACAGCAAAGAGTGTCTGATCGACAAGCGCCAGCGCAACCGCTGCCAGTACTGTCGCTACCAGAAGTGCCTGGCCATGGGCATGAAGAGAGAAG CAGTACAGGAAGAGAGGCAGCGTGGGAAAGAGCGTGGGGAGAACGAGGTAGAGTCGACCAGCAGTTTCAATGAGGAGATGCCCGTGGACAAGATCCTGGACGCCGAGTTGGCGGTGGAGCCCAAAACGGAGACGTGCCCCGACGGCAGCCCCGGCAACTCA ACCAACGACCCCGTCACCAACATCTGCCAGGCAGCAGACAAGCAGCTCTTCACTTTAGTGGAGTGGGCCAAGAGGATCCCCCACTTTTCAGAGCTCCCCCTTGATGACCAGGTCATCCTATTACGAGCAG gTTGGAACGAGCTGCTCATTGCGTCCTTCTCTCATCGCTCGGTGACGGTGAAAGACGGCATCCTGCTGGCCACGGGCCTCCACGTGCACAGGAGCAGCGCCCACAGCGCTGGAGTGGGCTCCATCTTTGACAG AGTCCTGACCGAGCTCGTGTCCAAAATGAAGGATATGCAGATGGATAAAACCGAGCTGGGCTGCTTGCGAGCCATTGTCCTCTTTAACCCAG ATGCGAAAGGCCTGTCCAACCCAACGGAGGTGGAGGCACTGAGAGAAAAGGTCTATGCATCACTGGAGTCctacaccaaacacaaatacccggACCAGCCAG GTTCGCCAAGCTGTTGCTCCGCCTGCCAGCGTTGCGCTCCATCGGCCTCAAGTGCTTGGagcaccttttctttttcaagCTCATCGGGGACACGCCTATCGACACGTTTCTCATGGAGATGCTGGAGGCGCCGCATCAGATCACATGACCCCTGTCAAATACCCCCTCTTGTAAATAGCCCTTGTCAGCAACATAGCGATGGATTGGGAGGAGAAAAGGACACTGACATTGTAAAGTTGAATATTttataa
- the rxrgb gene encoding retinoic acid receptor RXR-gamma-B isoform X7 yields MNSMNSVSSSEDIKPPPGLQNLGSINYQCPSPGGMSKHICAICGDRSSGKHYGVYSCEGCKGFFKRTVRKDLTYTCRDSKECLIDKRQRNRCQYCRYQKCLAMGMKREAVQEERQRGKERGENEVESTSSFNEEMPVDKILDAELAVEPKTETCPDGSPGNSTNDPVTNICQAADKQLFTLVEWAKRIPHFSELPLDDQVILLRAGWNELLIASFSHRSVTVKDGILLATGLHVHRSSAHSAGVGSIFDRVLTELVSKMKDMQMDKTELGCLRAIVLFNPDAKGLSNPTEVEALREKVYASLESYTKHKYPDQPGSPSCCSACQRCAPSASSAWSTFSFSSSSGTRLSTRFSWRCWRRRIRSHDPCQIPPLVNSPCQQHSDGLGGEKDTDIVKLNIL; encoded by the exons ATGAACTCTATGAACAGTGTTAGCAGCTCTGAGGACATCAAGCCTCCGCCGGGCCTGCAGAACCTGGGGAGCATCAACTACCAGTGCCCGAGCCCGGGAGGGATGTCAAAGCACATCTGCGCCATCTGCGGAGACCGCTCCTCAG GGAAACACTACGGCGTGTACAGCTGTGAGGGATGCAAAGGCTTCTTCAAGAGGACCGTGCGCAAAGATCTCACCTACACTTGTCGAGACAGCAAAGAGTGTCTGATCGACAAGCGCCAGCGCAACCGCTGCCAGTACTGTCGCTACCAGAAGTGCCTGGCCATGGGCATGAAGAGAGAAG CAGTACAGGAAGAGAGGCAGCGTGGGAAAGAGCGTGGGGAGAACGAGGTAGAGTCGACCAGCAGTTTCAATGAGGAGATGCCCGTGGACAAGATCCTGGACGCCGAGTTGGCGGTGGAGCCCAAAACGGAGACGTGCCCCGACGGCAGCCCCGGCAACTCA ACCAACGACCCCGTCACCAACATCTGCCAGGCAGCAGACAAGCAGCTCTTCACTTTAGTGGAGTGGGCCAAGAGGATCCCCCACTTTTCAGAGCTCCCCCTTGATGACCAGGTCATCCTATTACGAGCAG gTTGGAACGAGCTGCTCATTGCGTCCTTCTCTCATCGCTCGGTGACGGTGAAAGACGGCATCCTGCTGGCCACGGGCCTCCACGTGCACAGGAGCAGCGCCCACAGCGCTGGAGTGGGCTCCATCTTTGACAG AGTCCTGACCGAGCTCGTGTCCAAAATGAAGGATATGCAGATGGATAAAACCGAGCTGGGCTGCTTGCGAGCCATTGTCCTCTTTAACCCAG ATGCGAAAGGCCTGTCCAACCCAACGGAGGTGGAGGCACTGAGAGAAAAGGTCTATGCATCACTGGAGTCctacaccaaacacaaatacccggACCAGCCAG GTTCGCCAAGCTGTTGCTCCGCCTGCCAGCGTTGCGCTCCATCGGCCTCAAGTGCTTGGagcaccttttctttttcaagCTCATCGGGGACACGCCTATCGACACGTTTCTCATGGAGATGCTGGAGGCGCCGCATCAGATCACATGACCCCTGTCAAATACCCCCTCTTGTAAATAGCCCTTGTCAGCAACATAGCGATGGATTGGGAGGAGAAAAGGACACTGACATTGTAAAGTTGAATATTttataa